A window of Rhodospirillaceae bacterium contains these coding sequences:
- the pseC gene encoding UDP-4-amino-4,6-dideoxy-N-acetyl-beta-L-altrosamine transaminase, protein MARRPLHYGRQVVDSEDIAAVVEVLKSDFLTQGPVVARFEHAVADRVGAAHAVAFANATGALHASANACGIGPGDVGITQAITFCASANVFRHCGGEVAFCDIDRDSIGCDPKALATVIAREESAGRQVKAVMPVHMGGLSANSKAIREVAGSRFIIEDASHALGAADENGRPVGCCDHADISVFSFHPVKPITSGEGGIATTNDAALADRLRLFRNHGIEKEADNFRFAETEDAAGDVGPWYYEQQQLGYNYRLSDVHAALGLSQMGKLNAFVQRRRALAARYDSAFRDCVQITSLQANAAWRKQSSHHLYLVAIDFEAIAISRREVMRALQAEEIWTQVHYIPVYRHPYYRDRYDLCFDDFPVAERYYANTLTLPLHPGMTDADVDHVVAALGRALNLSSSGECKT, encoded by the coding sequence ATGGCGCGCCGACCCCTGCATTATGGCCGCCAAGTGGTGGACAGCGAGGACATCGCGGCCGTTGTGGAGGTTTTGAAAAGCGATTTTCTAACCCAGGGCCCGGTTGTGGCCCGCTTTGAGCATGCGGTTGCCGATCGCGTCGGTGCGGCGCACGCCGTGGCTTTTGCAAATGCCACCGGGGCACTACATGCGTCGGCCAATGCGTGCGGCATTGGCCCCGGGGATGTTGGAATAACGCAGGCCATTACCTTTTGTGCGTCGGCCAATGTCTTTCGTCATTGCGGCGGCGAGGTTGCTTTTTGCGACATCGATCGGGATAGCATCGGATGCGATCCCAAGGCGCTTGCGACGGTGATTGCCCGCGAGGAATCTGCCGGGCGACAGGTAAAAGCCGTAATGCCCGTGCATATGGGTGGGCTTAGCGCGAACAGCAAGGCGATCCGTGAGGTGGCTGGTTCGCGGTTTATTATTGAAGATGCCTCCCATGCGCTTGGTGCAGCCGATGAGAACGGTCGCCCGGTGGGCTGTTGCGATCATGCTGATATTTCTGTTTTTTCGTTCCATCCTGTGAAGCCGATTACAAGCGGAGAGGGTGGCATTGCGACGACGAATGATGCGGCATTGGCAGACCGGCTGCGCCTGTTTCGCAATCATGGAATTGAAAAAGAGGCGGATAATTTCCGTTTTGCGGAAACGGAAGACGCAGCGGGGGACGTGGGGCCCTGGTACTACGAGCAGCAGCAGCTTGGATATAATTACAGATTGTCAGATGTGCATGCCGCTCTTGGGCTGTCTCAGATGGGAAAGCTCAACGCCTTTGTTCAGAGGCGTCGCGCGCTTGCTGCGCGCTATGACAGCGCATTTCGAGACTGTGTTCAGATCACGTCGTTGCAGGCCAATGCAGCCTGGCGCAAGCAATCGTCGCATCATCTCTACCTTGTGGCGATTGACTTCGAAGCGATAGCTATTTCGCGCCGTGAGGTCATGCGTGCCCTTCAGGCAGAAGAAATCTGGACGCAGGTTCACTACATCCCGGTGTATCGGCACCCTTATTATAGGGATCGCTATGATCTGTGCTTTGACGACTTCCCTGTTGCCGAGCGCTATTACGCGAACACGCTAACCCTACCGCTTCATCCCGGCATGACGGATGCGGATGTGGATCATGTGGTCGCGGCACTGGGGCGTGCTCTTAATTTATCATCGTCAGGCGAATGCAAAACCTGA
- a CDS encoding aspartate aminotransferase family protein — protein MTDPSKNKTFAASNALLKQALATIPTGSQTFSKSHIQFPDGHAPLFVDRAQGAHFTDIDGNVFVDLAMGLAAIGLGYCDPDVDAAIREQLACGISFSLPTRLEAELAELIVDVVPSAEMVRFAKNGSDVTSAAVRLARAYTGRERVLACGYHGWHDWYIGTTTRDLGVPGSVRVLTDRASANDPETVATKLAEHPDGFAAIIVEPMLLDNPKAALSEIRALANRSGAVLIFDEVVTGFRFALGGAQQLYGVTPDLTCLGKSMANGMPLSAVTGRRDIMRLMEDIFFSGTFGGEALSLAASLATIRKIRKQGVVEHLWAMGGRLQTRLRQTIAKYGLGDLLSVMNEPCLGFIAVSEGRGNSQAVNRTFMLAEMIRHGVFMNGSLTICHAFGEEDLQKVAEAFDSFAERFSRELEIPGLEARLPYPPITPIFTVRAPNAEKEG, from the coding sequence ATGACGGACCCTTCCAAAAATAAAACATTTGCCGCCAGCAACGCGTTGTTGAAGCAGGCATTGGCGACGATTCCTACCGGCTCGCAGACGTTTAGCAAGTCCCATATCCAGTTTCCAGATGGTCATGCACCGTTGTTTGTCGACCGGGCGCAGGGGGCTCATTTTACGGATATCGACGGCAATGTGTTCGTCGACCTTGCCATGGGGCTGGCTGCGATTGGCCTTGGCTATTGCGATCCCGACGTGGATGCGGCCATTCGCGAACAGCTTGCGTGTGGCATTTCCTTTAGTCTGCCGACGCGGCTTGAGGCTGAGCTTGCGGAGCTGATCGTTGATGTGGTGCCAAGCGCCGAGATGGTGCGTTTTGCAAAGAACGGATCCGATGTGACCTCGGCCGCTGTTCGGCTGGCGCGGGCCTATACGGGGCGCGAACGGGTACTTGCCTGCGGATATCATGGCTGGCACGACTGGTATATCGGTACAACAACCCGTGACCTTGGCGTTCCGGGAAGCGTTCGCGTCCTGACGGACAGGGCATCGGCCAATGATCCGGAGACGGTCGCAACAAAGCTTGCCGAACACCCCGACGGCTTTGCGGCAATCATCGTAGAGCCGATGTTGCTGGACAATCCGAAAGCCGCCTTGTCTGAAATCCGTGCTTTGGCGAATCGGTCGGGCGCCGTGTTGATTTTCGACGAAGTGGTGACGGGCTTTCGCTTTGCTCTGGGTGGGGCGCAACAGCTCTATGGTGTGACGCCGGACCTGACTTGCCTGGGCAAGTCGATGGCAAATGGCATGCCGTTATCGGCTGTCACGGGACGGCGAGACATCATGCGCCTGATGGAGGATATCTTTTTTTCAGGCACGTTTGGCGGCGAAGCACTTTCGCTAGCCGCATCGCTAGCCACCATTCGAAAAATCCGCAAACAGGGCGTTGTTGAACATTTATGGGCGATGGGGGGGCGATTGCAGACGCGGTTGCGCCAGACGATTGCAAAATACGGACTTGGGGATTTGCTGTCTGTGATGAACGAGCCCTGCCTTGGCTTCATCGCCGTATCGGAAGGGCGTGGTAATTCGCAGGCGGTCAATCGCACGTTCATGCTTGCCGAAATGATCCGCCATGGCGTGTTTATGAACGGGTCATTGACCATATGCCATGCGTTTGGTGAGGAGGATTTGCAGAAGGTTGCAGAGGCCTTTGACAGCTTTGCCGAACGTTTTTCCAGGGAGCTTGAGATTCCGGGCCTTGAGGCGCGTCTTCCTTATCCTCCCATCACGCCAATTTTTACGGTGCGAGCGCCGAATGCTGAGAAAGAAGGTTGA
- a CDS encoding aryl-alcohol dehydrogenase, giving the protein MTIGTVNFGMPYGAVPGAGQVPVEEVAAILAAALKKNIDRFDTAIGYGTAEDVVGRAIGKAKARDAKIVTKILPLSGKTLDEAAATKIVEQICQARDRLGVRQLDAVLVHRAADLIGSQGGALWDVLQRARDDGLVRKIGVSLYDASDIDAVLDRFNPAVVQLPVSLADQRLIGSGHLQKLAERGVEVHARSVFLQGVLLAESHAVDALFGRAVAEIEALDAVARAMGVSRLALCLSFVAQLPQVSRVXVGVNSADQFYEIVAAASRFIKTDVSETDACAWKDXRFLNPSHWPKLKEATLFKSE; this is encoded by the coding sequence TTGACGATCGGCACGGTTAATTTCGGAATGCCTTATGGGGCCGTTCCGGGAGCCGGGCAGGTGCCGGTAGAGGAAGTGGCGGCAATTCTTGCGGCCGCCCTTAAAAAAAACATTGATCGCTTTGATACGGCGATCGGGTATGGCACGGCTGAAGATGTGGTCGGCCGGGCGATTGGAAAAGCGAAGGCTCGGGACGCAAAAATTGTCACGAAGATTCTTCCTTTATCTGGAAAGACGCTGGACGAAGCGGCTGCGACCAAGATTGTTGAACAAATTTGTCAAGCGCGTGATCGATTGGGTGTGCGTCAACTGGACGCCGTGCTGGTGCATCGTGCCGCAGACCTTATTGGGTCTCAGGGGGGCGCGCTGTGGGACGTTTTGCAGCGTGCCCGCGACGACGGTTTGGTTCGGAAGATTGGCGTCTCGCTCTATGACGCCTCGGACATTGATGCCGTTCTGGATCGGTTCAACCCAGCGGTTGTTCAGCTGCCTGTCAGCCTTGCAGATCAGCGGTTGATCGGTTCTGGCCATCTGCAGAAGCTTGCCGAAAGGGGCGTTGAAGTTCATGCCCGTTCGGTGTTCCTGCAAGGTGTTCTGTTGGCGGAATCACATGCGGTTGATGCGTTGTTTGGCCGCGCCGTTGCGGAAATTGAAGCCCTCGACGCGGTCGCACGGGCGATGGGTGTGAGCAGGCTGGCACTGTGTTTGTCCTTCGTCGCACAACTGCCGCAAGTTTCGCGGGTTRTCGTCGGTGTCAACAGTGCAGACCAGTTTTATGAGATTGTGGCTGCTGCCAGCCGGTTCATCAAAACAGACGTTTCAGAGACCGATGCCTGTGCCTGGAAAGATGRGCGATTTCTTAATCCATCCCATTGGCCAAAATTGAAAGAAGCAACCCTGTTCAAATCAGAATGA
- the pseB gene encoding UDP-N-acetylglucosamine 4,6-dehydratase (inverting), giving the protein MDINGSSVLVTGGTGSFGKKFVKLLLEKYKPRRLVVFSRDELKQFEMSQELDAPNLRYFIGDVRDEARLRRAFQGIDLVIHAAALKQVPAAEYNPIECIMTNVMGAENVINVAIDSGVKKVVALSTDKAVNPINLYGATKLCADKLFIAANNLSGSDGTRFSNVRYGNVIGSRGSVVPFFKKLRETGTIPITDSRMTRFWITLDQGAQFVARCVGMLNGGETFVAKLPSMQITDLAEAIAPGCKQEIVGIRPGEKLHEVMVPSEEARHTIELDDFFVIKGEQVPDRSEGDPNLYGGQVGTPVDETFHYASNTNDEWLSVDQLRAVID; this is encoded by the coding sequence ATGGACATAAACGGAAGTTCGGTTCTTGTCACCGGCGGCACAGGCTCCTTCGGGAAAAAGTTTGTGAAGCTACTTTTGGAAAAATACAAGCCGCGACGTCTGGTCGTCTTTTCCCGAGATGAATTAAAGCAATTTGAGATGAGCCAGGAATTGGACGCACCAAATCTGCGTTATTTTATCGGCGACGTTCGCGATGAGGCGCGGTTGCGCCGGGCTTTTCAAGGCATCGATCTTGTGATTCATGCCGCCGCGCTTAAGCAGGTGCCGGCAGCGGAATACAATCCGATTGAATGCATCATGACGAATGTAATGGGTGCAGAAAATGTCATCAACGTTGCAATCGATAGTGGTGTAAAAAAAGTTGTGGCGTTGTCAACTGACAAAGCGGTCAACCCTATCAATCTGTACGGTGCCACCAAGCTTTGTGCGGACAAGCTATTCATTGCGGCGAACAATCTTTCCGGCAGCGATGGCACGCGTTTTTCCAATGTCCGTTATGGCAACGTGATTGGTTCGCGCGGCAGTGTGGTTCCTTTCTTTAAAAAGTTGCGTGAAACCGGCACGATTCCAATTACGGATTCTCGCATGACCCGTTTTTGGATCACCCTTGACCAGGGTGCCCAATTTGTTGCGCGGTGTGTCGGGATGCTGAACGGTGGTGAGACGTTTGTTGCCAAGCTGCCATCGATGCAGATCACAGACCTTGCGGAAGCCATTGCCCCCGGCTGCAAACAGGAGATTGTTGGCATTCGTCCTGGCGAAAAACTTCACGAAGTGATGGTGCCGTCTGAAGAAGCCCGCCACACAATAGAACTGGATGACTTTTTCGTTATCAAGGGCGAGCAGGTGCCTGACCGAAGTGAGGGCGATCCAAACCTTTATGGGGGACAGGTGGGGACGCCGGTCGATGAAACGTTTCATTATGCCAGCAATACAAATGACGAATGGCTAAGCGTTGATCAATTACGCGCGGTGATTGATTGA